A genomic segment from Methanolobus zinderi encodes:
- a CDS encoding restriction endonuclease subunit S yields MNVLLSIKPKYVDEIIAGKKKFEFRKAIFKKRDISKVFIYASSPVKKIVASFEIVRIIEDSPQNLWKQCSEYAGIPEKDFFDYYKTSDIGYAIEITNFEKFSEPIDPYILKKDFRPPQSYCYLPLDYFETKSYQSSLNKDYTMSSAEEKEEYNSEYRSIPQETSQNIQSSGFAQEKVGWEESEVGSIFETVTGNTPSKKKSEYYGSEIPLIKPPELFNSIIGEPSEYLSNKGAEKARVVPEGTVLITCIGNLGRVGLANKKIAFNQQINAIEPTQFIEPKFTYYQVQSLFFKNQLNNLASATTVTIVNKSKFDSIRFIVAPLPEQRAIVSKIEQLFSELDNGITNLKLVQEQLKVYRQAVLDETSKIETFVPITEVIEELGQGWSPKCNKEPSTNDDEWGVIKTTAIQAGHFNERENKKLPKNLEPKSQHELNAGDILITRAGPRVRVGVCCLVKKVRPRLINCDKAYRIKLKKDLIVPEFFEYTMNSAKYTLIIEGLKTGISDSGVNLTQKRFLNMKIPLPTMPEQQAIVQEIETRLSVCDKMEQDIAENLEKAEVLRQSILKKAFEGKLLDERELEEVRNAPDWEPADVLLERVKAEKKGKK; encoded by the coding sequence ATGAACGTTTTACTATCAATTAAACCAAAGTATGTTGATGAGATAATAGCTGGTAAAAAGAAATTCGAGTTTAGAAAAGCTATTTTTAAAAAAAGAGATATCAGTAAAGTTTTCATTTATGCAAGCTCTCCTGTTAAAAAAATAGTTGCATCATTTGAGATTGTAAGAATAATTGAAGATTCACCTCAAAATCTCTGGAAACAATGTAGTGAATATGCCGGCATCCCGGAAAAGGACTTTTTTGACTACTATAAAACATCGGATATCGGCTATGCAATTGAAATCACTAATTTTGAAAAATTTTCTGAACCAATCGATCCCTATATCTTGAAAAAAGACTTCAGACCACCCCAATCTTACTGCTATTTACCTCTGGATTATTTTGAAACAAAATCATATCAAAGCTCTTTAAACAAAGACTATACAATGTCTTCAGCAGAGGAAAAGGAAGAGTACAATTCTGAATATCGTTCCATTCCACAAGAGACTTCACAAAACATCCAAAGTTCAGGATTTGCACAAGAAAAGGTTGGATGGGAAGAGTCTGAGGTTGGTTCTATCTTTGAAACTGTTACTGGAAATACACCTTCAAAGAAAAAATCTGAATACTATGGTTCTGAAATTCCATTAATAAAGCCACCTGAATTGTTCAATTCAATTATCGGAGAGCCCTCTGAATATTTATCTAATAAAGGAGCAGAGAAAGCAAGAGTTGTTCCAGAAGGAACTGTTTTGATAACATGCATTGGAAATTTAGGCAGGGTTGGTTTAGCAAATAAAAAAATTGCTTTCAATCAGCAAATCAATGCCATAGAACCAACACAATTTATTGAACCTAAATTTACATATTATCAAGTACAATCACTTTTTTTTAAAAATCAGCTCAATAATTTAGCTTCTGCTACAACTGTTACCATTGTAAATAAAAGTAAATTTGATTCGATACGATTTATTGTTGCTCCACTCCCCGAACAACGCGCCATAGTCTCCAAGATCGAGCAGCTCTTCAGCGAACTCGACAACGGCATCACCAATCTCAAACTGGTACAGGAGCAGCTCAAAGTTTACAGGCAGGCGGTGCTAGATGAAACATCAAAAATTGAAACTTTTGTGCCTATCACTGAGGTAATTGAAGAACTCGGACAAGGTTGGAGCCCAAAATGTAACAAAGAACCATCCACAAATGATGATGAGTGGGGGGTGATAAAAACAACTGCAATCCAAGCTGGCCACTTCAATGAAAGAGAGAACAAGAAATTACCTAAAAACCTTGAACCAAAGTCACAACATGAATTGAATGCAGGCGACATCTTAATTACACGTGCTGGTCCGAGAGTCAGAGTTGGGGTATGTTGTTTAGTTAAAAAAGTCAGACCTAGATTGATTAATTGCGATAAAGCATACAGAATTAAACTCAAAAAAGACCTTATTGTGCCTGAATTTTTTGAATACACAATGAATTCTGCAAAGTATACACTTATTATAGAGGGTTTGAAAACTGGAATTAGTGATAGTGGTGTGAATCTCACGCAAAAAAGATTTTTGAATATGAAAATCCCGTTGCCTACAATGCCAGAACAACAAGCCATCGTCCAGGAAATAGAAACACGCCTTTCAGTCTGTGACAAAATGGAGCAGGACATCGCGGAGAA